One Flavobacterium sp. 90 DNA segment encodes these proteins:
- a CDS encoding M20/M25/M40 family metallo-hydrolase: MKKTILLTVLVLNGLTSFAQSNDEKNIKLFYKKALTEAKCYSWLEYLSNDIGSRLSGSASAEEAVQYTKRQLETLGLDKVYLQEVMVPHWVRGEKETAYILDGKVKTVVPICALGASVATPKTGITAEIIEVKSIKELKELGDKVKGKIVFYNRPMDPENIPTFISYSEAGDQRRSGAEEAAKLGAVGAIVRSLNLRLDDFPHTGNQSYGDLPKEQYIPAAAISTNGAELLSKLLKNNPSLKFYFKQSCETLPDVLSHNVIGELTGTVTPENIMVVGGHLDSWDLADGSHDDGAGVVQSMEVVRILKNLNYKPKNTIRVVLFMNEENGGKGGAKYEEVSKEKKENHIFALESDSGGFTPRGFTIEADDANLKKIQGYKDFFEPYLVNTFIKGHSGSDIEHLTSKAIVKAGLMPDSQRYFDYHHAANDKFDAINKRELELGAATMTSLIYLMDQNGIVLPSAN; this comes from the coding sequence ATGAAAAAAACGATTCTTTTGACTGTTTTAGTCTTAAACGGATTGACATCATTTGCACAATCAAATGATGAAAAGAACATTAAATTATTTTATAAAAAAGCCTTAACCGAAGCAAAATGCTACAGTTGGTTAGAATATTTGTCTAACGATATTGGTAGCCGTTTGTCAGGTTCTGCAAGTGCCGAAGAAGCAGTTCAGTACACAAAAAGACAATTAGAAACACTAGGACTTGACAAAGTATATTTGCAGGAAGTTATGGTACCTCATTGGGTTCGTGGCGAAAAAGAAACGGCTTATATTTTAGACGGAAAAGTAAAAACAGTTGTGCCAATTTGTGCTTTAGGAGCATCAGTTGCAACACCAAAAACTGGAATTACAGCGGAGATAATCGAAGTAAAAAGCATCAAAGAATTAAAAGAGCTTGGAGATAAAGTAAAAGGTAAAATTGTGTTTTATAACAGACCAATGGATCCTGAAAATATACCAACTTTTATATCTTATTCAGAAGCAGGAGATCAAAGAAGAAGCGGAGCTGAGGAAGCTGCAAAACTTGGCGCAGTTGGAGCAATTGTTCGTTCTTTAAATCTACGATTAGATGATTTTCCGCATACAGGAAATCAAAGCTACGGAGATTTGCCAAAAGAGCAATATATTCCGGCAGCAGCAATAAGTACAAATGGAGCTGAATTATTGAGTAAGCTTTTAAAAAATAATCCAAGTCTGAAATTTTATTTCAAACAATCTTGCGAGACATTACCGGATGTATTATCACACAACGTAATTGGAGAATTAACAGGAACTGTAACTCCGGAGAACATTATGGTTGTTGGAGGACATTTAGATTCTTGGGATTTAGCCGATGGTTCTCATGATGATGGAGCAGGAGTAGTGCAAAGTATGGAAGTAGTTCGCATTCTTAAAAACCTAAACTACAAACCTAAAAATACAATTCGTGTTGTATTATTTATGAATGAAGAAAATGGCGGAAAAGGCGGAGCGAAATATGAAGAAGTTTCTAAAGAGAAAAAGGAGAACCATATTTTTGCTTTAGAAAGTGATTCAGGTGGATTTACACCAAGAGGATTTACAATCGAAGCAGACGATGCTAACCTAAAGAAAATTCAAGGATACAAAGACTTTTTCGAACCATATTTGGTTAATACTTTTATAAAAGGACACAGTGGTTCAGATATTGAACATTTAACTTCTAAAGCAATTGTAAAAGCTGGTTTAATGCCGGATTCACAACGTTACTTTGATTATCACCATGCAGCAAATGACAAGTTTGATGCTATAAACAAAAGAGAATTAGAACTTGGAGCAGCAACAATGACTTCATTAATTTATTTAATGGATCAAAACGGAATTGTTCTTCCATCAGCGAATTAA